One window from the genome of Acidimicrobiales bacterium encodes:
- a CDS encoding GntR family transcriptional regulator, which produces MRTIRYREIADDLRGRLAGGEFASGGLLPSEAELAAAYRASRVTIRRALEELRTEGLVGARQGFGWFAAGAPLRQRLARLGTIEDQLTERGLHSARRILSFHVVDPPADVAAVLGPGKVLEVVRLNLADSHPFARVTVWCPRSLAKGMTQEQLAEQTFYDLLPAVAGRQLGDAVQTIAAAAADPTDAELLEVPVGSPVLVCRRVTSDAEGVPVLVAVHVFPGLRTEFVADLARPEASIAPSGLRLVD; this is translated from the coding sequence GTGCGCACCATCCGATACCGAGAAATCGCGGACGACCTCCGTGGGCGCCTGGCGGGTGGGGAGTTCGCGTCGGGCGGATTGCTGCCCTCGGAGGCCGAGCTCGCGGCAGCGTACCGGGCGAGCCGGGTGACCATTCGCCGTGCGCTCGAAGAGCTTCGGACCGAGGGTCTGGTGGGCGCGCGCCAGGGCTTCGGGTGGTTCGCGGCCGGTGCCCCGCTCCGACAGCGACTCGCCCGGTTGGGCACGATCGAGGACCAGCTCACCGAACGAGGCCTTCACTCCGCACGCCGGATCCTGTCGTTCCACGTGGTCGACCCGCCGGCCGACGTCGCCGCAGTGCTCGGGCCGGGAAAGGTCCTCGAAGTGGTCCGGCTCAACTTGGCTGACAGCCATCCGTTTGCCCGTGTCACGGTGTGGTGCCCCCGTTCGCTGGCGAAGGGGATGACGCAGGAGCAGCTGGCCGAGCAGACGTTCTACGACCTGCTGCCCGCCGTCGCAGGGCGGCAGCTCGGTGACGCGGTGCAGACCATCGCTGCGGCCGCCGCGGACCCGACCGACGCCGAGCTGCTCGAAGTCCCGGTGGGCTCGCCGGTGCTCGTCTGCCGGCGGGTCACCTCCGACGCCGAAGGAGTCCCCGTGCTCGTCGCGGTCCACGTCTTTCCCGGCCTGCGCACCGAATTCGTGGCCGACTTGGCGCGTCCCGAGGCCTCGATCGCGCCGAGCGGCCTGCGCCTGGTCGACTGA